AGCGAGGGGGTACACGACGCCCGATGATCAATGACGGAGGGAGAGAACAGTCGTGAACGCCGAAGCGTTGAACGTCGAGGTGACCGTCGTCGATCCGGAGGTCGCGGTGGTGGCCGTGCAAGGGGATCTGGACGCGGACACCGGCACCTATCTGCACCACCAGCTCGCCAACCAGCTGGTGCACGGGCGCCGGCATCTCGTGCTGGACCTGCGGGCGGTGCCCTTCATGGACTCCTCGGGCCTGGGCATCATCATCCGCGCGATCAATGACACCAAGCGGGTGGACGGGAGCGTGCGGCTGGCCGCCCTCGCCCCGGCTCTTCGGCGGCTGCTGGACCTGACCGGCATCAGTGTGACCACGCCCGTTCACGCGGACCCCGAGGAGGCCCTGGCGGCGATACCGCGGACGCCGCCGGCGCCCGCGGCGGCCGAGTCGGAGGGGGGCGCGTCCGCCGGCGCGGACCGTGCGGCCACCGGGCCGGTGCCCGGGTCCGGCTGACCGGCTCCCGGTAGGGAGATGCCGTCCGGGCCATCAGAGATAGGGTTGGCCGCACAGGATGCTCGGTCCGCGCCCTGGGCGGGCCCGCGGTGAGCCGCCGGGTGCCGACCGCATGCTGTGGAGGCAGCACGCCGAGCGGGCTGCCGCGGTGGGTCGGACAACGCGGATCGGAGCGGCGCTCATGGGCGGTAAGGGCACACCCCCTGCCTCCTCGCAGGATGCGGCTCGCGCCGGGTCCGGGCTGATCGAATTGCTGGAGCTGCTGTGGGAACGGGGCCGGGACGCCATGGGCCCCTCCTCCGTACCGCCCTCGCAGCTGCGGGTGATGTACGTCCTGGACCGGGACGAAGGGATCAACCTGAGGATGCTCGGCGAGGTGCTGGGCGCGGCTCCCTCCGCGGTGAGCAGGCTGTGCGACCGCATGCAGGCGGCCGGTCTGGTGGAGCGGCACCCGAGTGCCGCCAGCCGCAGGGAGCTCGAACTGCGGCTGACCGGTCGCGGCCGGACCTATCTGGCGGACCTGCGGGCACACCGCGAGAACCTGCTGCTGACGACGATCGCGGCCATGACACCGAGCGCGCGTGAGGCGCTGGCCGAGGGCCTGGCCGGGTTCGCCGAGGCGGCCGAGGGGCGTGACCACACCCCCGGCCGGCCGGTGCGCTCGCTCTGGACGCGGTCGGCCTGAGGCCGCTGCGCCACGGGCGCGGCGACCGGCTACCGGCCGTGCCAGTCCAGGCAGACGACGAGGGCGTCGTCCTCCAGTGGCACGGCGGCGCGATAGTCGCTCAGGTCGCGCAGTACGGCGCGGGGCACCTGGGACGGCGGCAGGAGGCTGTTCGCGGTCAGTGAGAGGGCGAGGGCGCGCTCGCCGTAGTGCTCCCCCGTCGGCGAGGCGGTCTCGTAGACGCCGTCGCTGCCGATGAGGAGCCGGTCACCGGGAAGTACCTGGAAGCGCTCGGCCACGTAGGCCGTCTCCTCGAACATGCCCAGGGGCAGTTGGGCGTCGAAGGGGACGGCCTCGACCTCGCGTCGGCGCATGCGCCACATGCGGGGCGAGCCGGCGTCGACCGCTTCGACCTCACCGGTGGCCAGGTCGAAGCGCAGCAGCAGCACGGACGCGTACATGGCGCCGCGGTAGTGGGCGTAGACGGCCTGGTCGGCGAGGTATGCCTGGTCGACGAGGTCGAGGCCGGCGCGACGGGCGTTGCGCAGCGCGTTGACGACGAGGTTGGTCAGCAGTGCCGCTTCGATGCCCTCGCCCATGCCGTTGGTGACCGTCAGGGTGAGGTGGTCGGCGGAGACCGACCAGTCGAAGTTGTCGCCGAAGATCGCGTACGCGGGTTCCAGGTGGGCGCCGAGGGAGAACTCCGGGCGCGCACAGGAGCGGCCGGGCAGGAGCTGCCACTGCATCTCGGCGGCGAGGGTGAGCCGGGAGGCGCGGCGGGCCAGGACGTAGAGGTCGGTATCGCGCTCCGCCACGAGGATCTCGTGGCCCAGCGCCTCGCAGACGTGGGCCATCTCCGGCAGCACCGCCTGGGTGTAGC
The sequence above is a segment of the Streptomyces lydicus genome. Coding sequences within it:
- a CDS encoding STAS domain-containing protein, whose protein sequence is MNAEALNVEVTVVDPEVAVVAVQGDLDADTGTYLHHQLANQLVHGRRHLVLDLRAVPFMDSSGLGIIIRAINDTKRVDGSVRLAALAPALRRLLDLTGISVTTPVHADPEEALAAIPRTPPAPAAAESEGGASAGADRAATGPVPGSG
- a CDS encoding MarR family winged helix-turn-helix transcriptional regulator, with amino-acid sequence MGGKGTPPASSQDAARAGSGLIELLELLWERGRDAMGPSSVPPSQLRVMYVLDRDEGINLRMLGEVLGAAPSAVSRLCDRMQAAGLVERHPSAASRRELELRLTGRGRTYLADLRAHRENLLLTTIAAMTPSAREALAEGLAGFAEAAEGRDHTPGRPVRSLWTRSA
- a CDS encoding PP2C family protein-serine/threonine phosphatase, producing MERVADVERALRAAAPHTLVDVVAEFLRERHGADRVVLRLADYGMTTLQTVEPPGSVVEGVPINGSPQGRAFGTQEPFVEVGSRLPDATIHLPVTIRGDRMGVLTVTVPADRYTQAVLPEMAHVCEALGHEILVAERDTDLYVLARRASRLTLAAEMQWQLLPGRSCARPEFSLGAHLEPAYAIFGDNFDWSVSADHLTLTVTNGMGEGIEAALLTNLVVNALRNARRAGLDLVDQAYLADQAVYAHYRGAMYASVLLLRFDLATGEVEAVDAGSPRMWRMRRREVEAVPFDAQLPLGMFEETAYVAERFQVLPGDRLLIGSDGVYETASPTGEHYGERALALSLTANSLLPPSQVPRAVLRDLSDYRAAVPLEDDALVVCLDWHGR